A single window of Vigna radiata var. radiata cultivar VC1973A chromosome 4, Vradiata_ver6, whole genome shotgun sequence DNA harbors:
- the LOC106759488 gene encoding transcription termination factor MTERF5, chloroplastic-like, which translates to MQSLKSHPALLFSLFNQFSSSQSLTSFLSFSTKCRFLHFNETTSMVDYLNSNFQFSKTQSLYISKRVSRGKFPQNPLSVLTFFKQIGFSQSQILSLIRQRPQILFTDVDKILRSKIEFFQMSGFQGPELCSFISKHPSILTHSLKKTLVPSVEAIRKILCDQKDFIFVLHRCGWILPKYKRFMDNAVFLERCGILGTHLALLLKLQPRLFIAQQSTIQNRVSRAVDLGFRENSRMLVHAIHTLSCLSDKTFERKLKLINSFGFSNDEGLQMLKRTPTLFRTSEMKLKFGMKFFLHTVMLPKSVLIHRPHILMYSMEDRVLPRYKVFQLLKSKNLCKKVPSYIHVLCLSEEMFLDKYISQFRENAEELLVAYKGHYLEA; encoded by the coding sequence ATGCAATCTCTAAAGTCACACCCtgctcttttattttcacttttcaatCAATTCTCTTCTTCTCAGTCTCTGACATCCTTCCTCTCTTTCTCAACTAAATGCCGTTTCCTACACTTCAACGAAACCACTTCAATGGTTGATTACCTAAATTCCAACTTCCAGTTCTCCAAAACCCAATCCCTTTATATCTCAAAACGTGTTTCACGGGGCAAATTCCCTCAAAACCCCTTATCAGTGCTCACTTTCTTCAAACAAATAGGCTTTTCGCAAAGCCAGATTCTCTCCTTGATTCGTCAAAGACCCCAGATACTGTTTACAGACGTTGACAAAATCTTAAGATCCAAAATTGAGTTCTTTCAGATGTCTGGATTCCAGGGTCCCGAGTTATGCAGCTTCATTTCAAAGCATCCCTCCATTTTGACTCATAGCTTGAAGAAAACATTGGTCCCCTCAGTTGAAGCTATTAGGAAAATTCTGTGCGACcagaaagattttatttttgtgttgcACAGATGTGGCTGGATACTCCCAAAGTACAAAAGGTTTATGGATAATGCCGTCTTCTTGGAGAGGTGTGGCATTCTTGGGACTCATCTTGCATTGCTACTCAAACTTCAACCAAGGCTTTTCATTGCACAGCAGTCCACTATTCAAAACCGTGTTTCTCGGGCTGTAGACTTGGGTTTCCGTGAAAATTCAAGAATGCTTGTCCATGCAATTCATACATTAAGTTGTTTGAGCGATAAAACATTTGAGAGAAAGCTGAAACTAATTAATAGCTTTGGGTTTTCCAACGATGAGGGCCTACAAATGTTGAAGAGAACCCCGACTTTGTTCAGAACATCGGAGATGAAGTTGAAATTTGGAATGAAATTCTTCTTGCACACAGTTATGTTGCCTAAGTCAGTCCTTATTCACCGGCCTCATATTTTAATGTACAGCATGGAGGATCGCGTGCTTCCTCGATATAAAGTCTTCCAGCTGTTGAAATCAAAAAATCTCTGCAAGAAAGTCCCCAGTTATATTCATGTGTTGTGCTTGTCTGAGGAAATGTTTTTGGACAAGTATATATCACAGTTCAGGGAAAATGCAGAGGAGTTATTAGTAGCATACAAGGGTCATTATCTGGAGGCATAA